AACATAGATGACCAGCATGCATCGACGTATACGTACGTATGCCATGTTTATTCAGTATTTTGTACGTATTTTTTAGGTATGCCGGCTGCCGAGCCTTGCCAGATACCTGGCTAGTCGTGATGGAACAACAATGTTAGAATCCTGTTGTATACTCCTGTTGTTTGAGAATCTTTCCCCAAACAAATAAAAATACCAAACCATCCAGCAACAGCGGAATCCTGAATAATGGAATTGTGTCCCGTCAAAATCTCAACTGTTTACCATTAATGGTATAGACTAGCCGGCCAATCGGCCATCCAATCAACCGTCCGGCGTGACCCGTGAACCATTCCTTACGGCATGTGCAACAGACGGACAGCTGCTTTATGTAAGTTCTTCAAATTTATAATATATGAACAAATAATTTGTATAAGCCATAGACAGCTACTATCTATTTGGCAGTTTATAAATTTTTTAATGCTCGTATATAGTCATGAtcaatcatgaatatcatttctaTATACCATTGTGTTTCTAGTTGATAAAATCTTTCAGGATAAaccatatattatatatatatataatgtaataTAATATATTTCATAAATCAAATATAACATACGTCTTCTTCCGCAAAAATTTATGTCTAATTTTCTTTGTTTCCATAGCAAGAATCAAAATCAAGTGAGCATGAAAAATATAATTACGGAATGTGTGTGTTCAAGTGAACATTCAGTATACAGAATACAGAATGTGTGCATTCAAGTGAACACTTGCTCAAAAGAAGGCACTACCAGACACAAACTATGCAACATGTGTCACCAGGCGACGTACACGATCAGGTGGCGTTGTCGTCGGCTGGCAACGATCCATACAGCGGCCACTCAGCTGCCGATTATGCATAGGAGCACGAGCCACAGCCGGCGTCTCACTAGGCGACGGCAACCATCTCTCTCCTCATTTAATCACGAGCACATCGGCGTATTTTGTTTAGCTCGAGGTATACAGATGGCAGAAGGTTGCCGTTGTACGTGCCCTTACCATCATTATTCATTAGATGGTTGCCGGAACGTCGTGCTCACGAACGAAGCCGGCGAGCTCGTCTGGTCCTCGAACGTCGTCGTCTCCGGCAGCAGCTCCAACGCACCGTGGCTGTCCTCCTGGACAGAGGAAACCTCGTCCTCCGGCGCGACAACGGCGAGGTCCTGTGGCAGAGCGCTGAGCAGCCCACCGACACGTGGCTCCCGGGAGTCCGTCTCGGCATGAACAAGATCACCGGCCACGTGCAGGCTCTGACTTGCTGGAGGAGCTCCAGTGACCCGGCTCCCATCGTGTACTCGCTGGGGATCGACCCGAACGGGACCAGTCAGTTCTTCACGTACTGGAACACAACCGTGCGTTTCTGGAGCAGTGGAGAGTGGAACGGCAACATCTTTGCCGGTGTCCCGGAGATGACGTCGCACTACTTTTACAACTTCGAGTTCGTGTCCAACGCCAACGCCAGCTACTTCGACTACTCTCTGCAAGACCCCACGGTCATCTCCAGGTTCGTCTTGGACGTCTCCGGCCAGGTGAGACAGCTCATCTGGGTGCCGTCGACCGACGAGTGGATGATCATCTGGGCGGAGCCACAccagctctgcgacgtctacgCTGTCTGCGGCGCGTTTGGCGTCTGCGACGAGAAGAGTGGGCCATTCTGTAGCTGCCCCGCCGGCTTCCGCCCCTCCTCCATGGAGGACTGGGAGCTAGGAGATCACTCACACGGCTGCCGCCGAAACCATCCCTTGCAGTGTGACAGTGGCAAGGACGGCAACGCCTTCTTGCTGGTGCCAGGTATTTCTCTGCCGGGAAACCCGTCGCCGCCGGTTGAAGCATCAAGCGCTCAAGACTGCAGGTTGGCGTGCTTGAGGAGTTGCGACTGCAACGCTTACTCCTACGGCAGACGATGTGCTCTGTGGTACGGTGACCTGCTCAACTTGCAGCGACGGGTCGACGACACTGCAGGAATGGATGATCTTCACCTCCGGTTGTCTGCCATGGACGTGTCCTCAAAAGATCGTAACAGAACGGCAGTCTTCGTTTCTACTGCCTCAGTTGCGTCGATCCTAGTCTTGTGTGCCATTGTGTCCGTGTTTGTTAAGATGTTTAGGAGAAGACAGAGCAGCATAAGATTCATGCAATCTGCAGCAGAAGGTGGTAGCCTCGTGGCGTTCAAGTACAGCGAGCTGAGGAGTGCGACCAAGAACTTCTCGGAGAAGCTCGGAGGCGGCGGCTTCGGGTCGGTGTACAGGGGAAATCTACCCGGCGGCGGGCCGGCCGTCGCGGTGAAGAGGCTGGAGGGCCTCCTCTGCGTGGGGGAGAAGCAGTTCAGGAACGAGGTGCGCACCATCGGCAGGATCCAGCACGTCAACCTCGTCCGCCTCCGCGGCTTCTCCTCCCACGGCAGCGAGCGGCTGCTCGTCTACGACTACATGCCCAACGGTTCGCCGGACAGGGCGCTTTTTGGGGGAGCTGCGGCGCTGCCGACGCTGAGCTGGAGCGCCAGGTTCCAGATCGCGCTCGGCGCCGCCCGGGGCTTGCTGTACCTCCACGAGGGTTGCCGGGACTGCATCATCTGTTGGCGCAGGGACAGCCCAGCGCGTGatcgacgacgacggcgatggtGGTGACCACGGCGAGGTTTTAGTAGATGGAACACGAACTCACAGAGATAAGATTTGGTGCTGCCAAGTTGCCGAGATAAGATTTGGTGCTGCCAAGTTGCCGCAGCTTTTCGGTCTCTATTCATGCTCTTTATATATAGATGCAGATACACGCTTGGCCTTGATCTCCAAGCCTCCCCACGCCACACCGCGTACCGTGCGCGACGTCGTTTCACCGCGACGCGCGCCGCGTGCGCAATACTCGCTGTGGCGCGAACCAACTAGACCAACTAGGTTGGATCGTGATCTGGCACGCCACCGATCACGTCCACCCCCTAACCTACTAACTGAAGCAAGATCTTAACCGAAACAAAGATTACAAGCGTGCCTATCAATTTAGCTGACATCATCCACTGCGACATGAAGCCGGAGAACATCCTGCTCGACGAGGACCTCGTCCCCAAGGTCGCCGACTTCGGCATGACGAAACTGGTGGGGAGGGACTTCAGCCGCGTCCTGACGACGGTGTGGGGCACCATCGGGTACCTCGCGCCGGAGTGGATCTCCGGCATGCCCATCACCGCCAAGGCCGACGTGTACAGCTACGGGATGGTGCTGCAGGAGATCATATCGGGAAGGCGGAACGCGCGGTGCTGGGTGACAACGGAGCACGTCGCGTCGCTGTCAGAGTACTTCCCGCTGGTGGCCGCGAGGAATGTCAGCGAAGGGGCGGCGCTTGTCGCGCTGCTGGACGAGCGGCTGCAGGGAGACGCCGACCCGCGGGAGCTGGAACGCGCGTGCAGGGTGGCCTGCTGGTGTGTGCAGGACGACGAGGCGCACCGGGCGACGATGGAACAGGTAAAACAAGATTACTAAGCTGAAGAGGCGCTCCTGTGACAAAAATGGCGACGCCGGGGCGATTCCCCTCCGCCGTCGGTAGCAGTCCGCCGCCGGCCTAGATCCGCCGCGCCCGCCAGCTAGGTTTGCTTCTCCTCACCGAACTCCCTCTTCCCTTCCTCTGCTACCACCTGCCCTCCCCCCGCAGTCCCTCCCTCCACTTCCTTCCCCAATCGGCGTCCCCAGATCCGGCAATGGCGGATCCCGAGCAGTCCCAGGAGTGGCCCGCCGAGGTTCGCCGGGCCTTGGAGGAGGGCTCGCCGAGCCGTATGCTCGCGGAGCTCGGCCACTCTCAGCCCGCCAATGCTGCTTCCCCTTCATGGCAGTGCTGGGCAGATCTGGACGGAGAAGAGCTGCCGCCGGCGGGGGATTTCTTCGCTGGTTCGCCGGGCCTGCTCCGGGTGATCCTCGACCGCGGTCCTGGGGGCGTTTGTACCTCAGTGACTCGGAGGATTACTCAGAGTCGGAGTCCGAGCTGGAGCCGGACCCCGCGCCGCCGGCCGACGTCAGGGGAAAGGAGCCTCTTGTGGTGCAGGGGAGGAAGCGGCATCCGAAGCGTCGTCATCGGCACCGCCAGCAGGCTGAGGGATTCATGGCGGGCGCCCGGCGTGCGCACAATGCCGCTGGGCCTCGGGAGGTCTCGCCCGTGGCTCCCCGCTCAGATGCGGAGCCGTGCCGCCAGGGGGCGGAGCCCTCGCTCCTAAGGCCCCCCCTGCGGACATGCCCCGGATGGCAAGACCCGCCGTCACTCGTCGCCTGGCTGCCGGGCCACCCCTCCGGCCTGGGGAGCCGGTCCGCCGGCGATCTCCACCGGCCACTCACCCGGCGCGCCCTCAGGGCTCTTCGGACGCTGACGGCTTCTACGCTGTCGAGAGCAGGAGGTTTGGCAGACAACGCACGCCTCCACGGTCGCCGCCGCCGGAACTCGTGGGGAAGTGCTTCAAATGCCTCCAGCCGAGGCATGTTCGGGCACGCTGCAGGAATGATGCCTGGTGTTACAGCTGCTGGGGTGTTGGCCATCTGGCCGCCGACTGTCGTCTCCCCAGCCGCAGGAGGGGGATCAAGCGTGGCCGTTCGCCACGCGGCCGTGTGCCCAGGAGGCCCTGCTCTGATGATGAAGCCCGCCACCGTGCTCGTGCCCGGCGCCGTCCACCTTCGCCGGACCGACGCCATCGGGCTGCATCGGCTCACACTGTGTCAGGCCGGTCAGTCACTACTCCACCGACTCCCGAATCCACAGGGTCTGCTATCGCGGGTGCGTCTCCCCCGCCTCAACCGCCGCCACCTCTACCACCTGCGCCACCACTGCCATTGGTACCGCTGCCGTCTGTTCCGGGCCCGCTGGGTCCTCTGCTAGGGAGGGGAGGACAGGGTGATGAGGCCCCTTTCGACGCCGCGAGTGCTGCTGTGTCTGCCCTGGGGGTGGGGGCAATCCGTTCGCTGGTAGTTGTCCCCCGTACCACGAACTTGCAAGAGGCCGATGACGAGCTTGCCCGGCTAGCTCTGGTGGCGACGATCGGCGGTACTTGGCCCTTTGTCTCAACGCAGGCAGTTTACGAGATGCTGTACAACCGTTTTGAAATCCGGTGTGATGAGGTGGACGTCCGAATTCATGAACCAGAGGACTTCCTGGTGTGGTTCAGATGTCGCGAAGACCGTGATCGTGTTCTTGCTTCTCCAGATTGGGGCTATCTCATTCCGTTGAGGTGGAGGCCGTGGACAAGAATCTCGGGCGTAGTGGCTGGGGCGTTCTAGTTCCGTGTTGTGCTGGCCCTGAGAAACATTCCCGCACATGCGAGGAACACGGAGACTGCACAAACTGTTCTCGGTCGATGCTGCACGGAGGTTGAACTGACGGACCTCTGCGACCGACCGAAAGAAGATGATAGGGAGTTCTTTGTGACTGCATGGTGCTCGAACATTGACCACATTGAGCCTCGGAAGCTTGTGTTCATCCCTGAGCCAAGAGTCTTTTTGGGTCAACTTGATGGATAGGAGCAACGGATGAGGAGGGGCCTCCATTACCTTGTGCGGCTGAGGCTGGTGGCATATCAGAACTTCACCGAGCAGCCTAGCACCCCGCCTCCTACAGACAACAATAATGAGGATGACAATGCTGATGATGATCGTGGGCAGCCGGATGATCACCGTGCTGGGGAAGGAAGTGATTACTAGCCCACCCCACGCCGGGACAGCGAGGATGACTCTCCTGACTCCGACCCAAGGCATGGTAGGCACTTCCCATTCTGTGACTACCCACCCGACTACCCTAGTGAGGCCAGGGATGATGGCAGATCGAGGTCTTGGTGCGCACGTCCGAGGTCTGTGATCCATGTAGGGGAACTGCTTTGCCCGCTGTTGGATGCGGCGCCCATGCCGGCCGCTGATGGCTGTGTCACCCTTGGTGCTTCTGCTAGCTGGTCTGCTGATCGATGGATTCCGCGACCCTAGCCCTTATGGAGAGCAGACCGGGATGAGGAGAGGTGCCTTCCTAGttggccatcctccccaccgtcTTCGGGACTAGGCTTTGTGGGCCGGTTCCTGAAGGTCGCACCTATCTTGCTGCACATGGGCCGTTCCATCCAGACGCCTCCGCCCAAAACACTTGATTGGTGGCTTGATTGTGTGGACGCTGAATTGGCAGGGGCGGACATGACCGTAGAAGACAATGAAGAGGACCCCGTCGAACCGGCGCCGTCATCTGTGGGGGAGGCCTCTCTGCCCTTCGACTCGCCTAGAAGGGACTGGTGGTCAGACCTCGTCGAAGCAGAGTTCACCGAGACTGCTCGCGTCCATTTGTCTAGACTTGTGTCCTCGGAGGCGCACGTATTGGATGACCACTCCGGTCCAGAGACGGCTCTCACAGACAATGACAATGTATCTGTGGGTGATGATAATGTGGGGGATGTGGCAGCAGACGGTAACGGGGGGATTGATCCTGAAGATGCTCATCCTAACCCGATGCAATTGCAGCTTGAAGCAGCGGTCTGTATCCCGTTTTAGACACCGCATGTCAGCCGACGGCCGCGGCTCCGCAGGGCCCGCTCACCGATATCTGTGCACTCACTTCGTCGGAGTGGTCGGATCACAGCGAGGCCGCGTGCTGGCAACGCAACGGCACAGGCACAACGAGTGTTGCTGAAGAAGCTCGGTGTTGCAGTGGTAGAGGAGGAAGCGAATGTCGAAGTAGAGAAGAAATTTAAACTGGCGTTCGGGGGGAACATGTCGCAAAGGAAGCAGCACGCCTTGCAGTTGTTCCTCAATGAAGGGATCGATCTAACGGCGATGAACCTAGACCTCGAGGGTCTAGAGGAGGGGGCTTGAGCATGGCCACCACACCTTGTCAGAAGCAAAACTCGGTTCCATCATGTTACACCGAGGTTTCCTGGTTTGGAACGTGCGCGGCCTCAACGAGCGTGCATGGCGCAACATTCTGCGCGAACTGATCATCGCTCAGCGCCCTCCTTAATTTGTGTTCAAGAGACCAAGCTCTCCAACATCTGTAATGCAACTGCTTTGGAGTTCTTAGGTCCGCCTTATGACTATTTGTTTTTGCTTGCTGTTGGGGTTGCTGGTGGAATCCTTCTAGCCTGGGACAGGGAGATCTGGCAGACCTCACTGCCGAAACTAGGTCGTTTCAGTTTGGCGGCAACTTTTCAAATGCAGGGGGCTTTGCCTAGCCCTTGGAGCTTTGTGGGCGTTTATGGGCCGCAGGAAGATGATGACAAAGTGGACTTTCTTAATGAACTAATGCAACTCAAGAATGCCGCACCTGGGCCATGGCTGGTGGCGGGGGATTTTAATATGATCTATCGGGCATGTGACAAGAACAACGATCGATTGGACAGAAGAAATATGAGGAGATTCAGAAGGTTTTTAAATCAAGCGCAGCTGGAGGAGGTTGAGCTTTGTGGGCGGGCGTTTACCTGGTCCAATCGACGCCAGATCCCTACCCTGGTGCATTTGGACAGGGTCTTTGTGAATGCACAATGGCTGGCTTTGTTCCCTTCTCATGCTTTGAAGGCGCTATCCTCTGACTGTTCGGATCATTGTCCCTTATTGCTGCTCATCGATGCACAGTCTGGAACGAAACCAAGATTTCGGTTTGAGTCTTTCTGGCCCAAGGTTCAGGGGTTCATGGAGGTTGTCATAGCTGCTTGGTTGGCGCCCCAGCCTGTATCCAACCCTTTTCGTTTGCTCGACCAAAAATTTAGGATGGTGGCGATGGATCTGAAACGTTGGAGCTCCTCCAAAGTGGGTAGCATAAGGCTGCAGCTAGCCATGGCAAAGGAGATCATCCTATGCTTTGATGAGGAGCAAGAAAAGCGGCAGCTCCAGGTTTGGGAACAAGATATGCACAGCATGCTGAAGGTTAGAGTTCTTGGGCTGGCGTCTTTGTCACGCACGATTGCCAGGCAACGCTCGAGAGTAACTTTCTTGAGGGAGGGGGACGCAAATACCCGCTTCTTCCATCTTCAGGCCTGCCATCGACAGCGACAGAACTGCATTGTCTCTCTGTCTGTTCAAGGTACTGAGGTGGTTTCTGACAACTCCATGGCAGATGCTTTGTATGACCACTACAACTTGATCCTGGGTACAGATTTCGTGCGGTCTAGGAGGCTGGACCTGGCCGCCTTGGGGGTCCGGTCGGTGGATGCCCG
The sequence above is drawn from the Miscanthus floridulus cultivar M001 chromosome 15, ASM1932011v1, whole genome shotgun sequence genome and encodes:
- the LOC136509383 gene encoding G-type lectin S-receptor-like serine/threonine-protein kinase At2g19130, translating into MNKITGHVQALTCWRSSSDPAPIVYSLGIDPNGTSQFFTYWNTTVRFWSSGEWNGNIFAGVPEMTSHYFYNFEFVSNANASYFDYSLQDPTVISRFVLDVSGQVRQLIWVPSTDEWMIIWAEPHQLCDVYAVCGAFGVCDEKSGPFCSCPAGFRPSSMEDWELGDHSHGCRRNHPLQCDSGKDGNAFLLVPGISLPGNPSPPVEASSAQDCRLACLRSCDCNAYSYGRRCALWYGDLLNLQRRVDDTAGMDDLHLRLSAMDVSSKDRNRTAVFVSTASVASILVLCAIVSVFVKMFRRRQSSIRFMQSAAEGGSLVAFKYSELRSATKNFSEKLGGGGFGSVYRGNLPGGGPAVAVKRLEGLLCVGEKQFRNEVRTIGRIQHVNLVRLRGFSSHGSERLLVYDYMPNGSPDRALFGGAAALPTLSWSARFQIALGAARGLLYLHEGCRDCIICWRRDSPARDRRRRRWW
- the LOC136509384 gene encoding G-type lectin S-receptor-like serine/threonine-protein kinase At2g19130, encoding MKPENILLDEDLVPKVADFGMTKLVGRDFSRVLTTVWGTIGYLAPEWISGMPITAKADVYSYGMVLQEIISGRRNARCWVTTEHVASLSEYFPLVAARNVSEGAALVALLDERLQGDADPRELERACRVACWCVQDDEAHRATMEQVVQALEGVVAVDVPPIPTSLQAFAD